The Actinomadura sp. WMMB 499 genome includes a window with the following:
- a CDS encoding hydantoinase/oxoprolinase family protein — translation MPIRTAVDIGGTFTDVVAYDTGKGRITLGKALSTPHDLIEGVLDGLAAAGVPPADLGFLIHGSTVVVNALIERKGARTALLTTEGFRDVYEIGRINRPDAFNLAFTKHTPLIPREMIFEVPERLRADGGVARPLDEAATRAIARRLAALEVEAVAVALLHAYRDPVHEVRIGQILAEELPGRHITLSHRISREYREFERTSTVVANAFVGPLVSDYLGRLERRLADGGGAAVPTIMQSSGGVSDVATASAQCVQMLESGPAGGVVGTIALCEALGLGEAIAFDMGGTTAKSAVIRDRTFPMTSDYVLGGYGTGLPIRIPCLDIVEVGTGGGSVAWLDEAGGMRVGPRSAGAAPGPACYGRGGTEPTITDAAAVLGHLSPHGELAGGLAIDAGRARAAVGRLADRLGMDAVQTAAGIIAIGAAAMANSVRAVTTERGLDPRDFALFAYGGNGPLHVSLVARELAVRRVVVPPAPAVFAALGMLMADARRDIVQTGVRDLRELTGEEIDAAFGALERECGQGLADGAIDFTELAFVRAADMRYVGQEHTVTVPVPPVPPGAEGADVLKRAFDAAHEQRYSHSAPEEPAQIVSLRVSAVGRLNKPDLVKIGAGTASPDAAARGDRDVVFAPGDGPVRTPVYERSALLAGNRICGPAVVEEPTTTTMLRPGDSAEVDGYGNLLLEIGARP, via the coding sequence ATGCCGATCAGGACCGCCGTCGACATCGGCGGAACGTTCACCGACGTCGTCGCCTACGACACCGGCAAGGGCCGGATCACGCTGGGCAAAGCGCTCAGCACTCCGCACGACCTCATCGAGGGGGTGCTCGACGGGCTGGCAGCCGCGGGCGTCCCGCCGGCGGACCTCGGGTTCCTGATCCACGGCAGCACCGTCGTGGTCAACGCGCTGATCGAGCGCAAGGGCGCGCGTACCGCGCTGCTGACCACCGAGGGCTTCCGGGACGTCTACGAGATCGGCCGGATCAACCGGCCGGACGCCTTCAACCTCGCCTTCACCAAGCACACGCCGCTGATCCCCCGGGAAATGATCTTCGAGGTGCCCGAGCGGCTGCGGGCGGACGGCGGCGTCGCCCGTCCGCTCGACGAGGCGGCGACGCGCGCGATCGCGCGCCGGCTGGCCGCGCTGGAGGTGGAGGCGGTGGCCGTCGCGCTGCTGCACGCGTACCGCGACCCGGTCCACGAGGTCCGGATCGGGCAGATCCTCGCCGAGGAGCTGCCCGGCCGCCACATCACGCTGTCGCACCGGATCAGCCGCGAGTACCGGGAGTTCGAGCGGACGTCGACGGTGGTGGCGAACGCCTTCGTCGGGCCCCTGGTCAGCGACTACCTCGGACGCCTGGAGCGGCGGCTGGCGGACGGCGGCGGGGCCGCGGTACCGACGATCATGCAGTCCAGCGGCGGCGTGTCGGACGTGGCGACCGCGTCCGCCCAGTGCGTGCAGATGCTGGAGTCCGGCCCGGCCGGCGGCGTCGTCGGGACGATCGCGCTGTGCGAGGCGCTCGGTCTCGGTGAGGCGATCGCGTTCGACATGGGCGGCACCACCGCGAAGTCCGCGGTCATCCGCGACCGGACCTTCCCCATGACCAGCGACTACGTCCTCGGCGGGTACGGGACCGGGCTGCCGATCCGGATCCCCTGCCTCGACATCGTCGAGGTGGGCACCGGCGGCGGCAGCGTCGCCTGGCTGGACGAGGCCGGGGGGATGCGCGTGGGGCCGCGCAGCGCCGGCGCCGCGCCCGGTCCCGCCTGCTACGGCCGCGGCGGGACCGAACCGACGATCACCGACGCCGCCGCCGTCCTGGGGCACCTCTCCCCGCACGGTGAGCTCGCCGGGGGGCTGGCGATCGACGCCGGGCGCGCCCGCGCCGCCGTCGGGCGGCTCGCCGACCGCCTCGGCATGGACGCCGTCCAGACCGCGGCCGGGATCATCGCCATCGGCGCCGCCGCGATGGCCAACTCCGTCCGGGCGGTGACGACCGAACGCGGCCTGGACCCGCGCGACTTCGCGCTGTTCGCCTACGGCGGCAACGGGCCGCTGCACGTGTCGCTGGTGGCGCGGGAGCTGGCCGTGCGCCGCGTCGTCGTCCCGCCGGCACCGGCGGTGTTCGCCGCCCTGGGCATGCTGATGGCCGACGCGCGCCGCGACATCGTGCAGACCGGCGTGCGCGACCTGCGAGAGCTGACCGGCGAGGAGATCGACGCGGCGTTCGGCGCCCTGGAGCGGGAGTGCGGGCAGGGCCTGGCGGACGGCGCGATCGACTTCACCGAGCTGGCGTTCGTGCGCGCGGCGGACATGCGCTACGTCGGCCAGGAGCACACCGTCACCGTCCCGGTGCCGCCCGTCCCGCCCGGAGCCGAGGGCGCCGACGTGCTCAAACGGGCCTTCGACGCCGCCCACGAACAGCGGTACAGCCACAGCGCGCCGGAGGAACCGGCCCAGATCGTCAGCCTGCGCGTCTCCGCGGTAGGCCGGCTGAACAAGCCGGACCTGGTGAAGATCGGCGCCGGGACGGCGTCGCCGGACGCGGCCGCGCGCGGCGACCGCGACGTCGTCTTCGCGCCCGGCGACGGCCCGGTGCGCACCCCGGTGTACGAGCGCTCGGCGCTCCTGGCGGGCAACCGGATCTGCGGCCCGGCCGTCGTCGAGGAGCCGACCACCACCACGATGCTGCGGCCCGGTGACAGCGCCGAGGTCGACGGATACGGAAACCTGCTGCTGGAGATCGGAGCCCGACCGTGA
- a CDS encoding ABC transporter substrate-binding protein, producing MNVIVTRRSTSGRSTSGRITSRRITSRRITSRRITSRRIATGRTVRAGLALAGMLAVGTGCAGASGTNSAGEPLTEITYRGPFVTSGADAPYYYARKLGHYEAEGIDLRIRDSKGSSQTINDVSGGGAQFGMAAATNVMLSVSRGQPVTAVATPLGRSSFGFFVPESSGIASIKNLKGRTIVVSAAVEPVMYAALSAAGLAKTDVRPVVADANALVTTYLSGKVDAMYTARHFTSLVGARPSTVLMQSDVGLNPPDYVLVAKPDTLASRPEMVRGFVRATLRGFQEAKKDPEAALDALLAEHPTLHRERALATLRSTLDFMCAPSQNGEPYGANVTGDWTATAEALRRFAGLEGATEGTRFFDNRLFDSSEGGGDVAGTC from the coding sequence ATGAACGTCATCGTGACCAGGCGAAGCACGAGCGGGCGAAGCACGAGCGGGCGAATCACGAGCAGGCGCATCACGAGCAGGCGCATCACGAGCAGGCGCATCACGAGCAGGCGCATCGCGACCGGACGCACCGTGCGCGCCGGGCTCGCGCTCGCCGGGATGCTCGCCGTCGGGACGGGATGCGCCGGCGCGAGCGGCACGAACTCCGCCGGTGAGCCGCTCACCGAGATCACCTACCGGGGCCCGTTCGTGACGAGCGGCGCGGACGCCCCCTACTACTACGCCCGCAAGCTCGGCCACTACGAGGCGGAGGGCATCGATCTCCGGATCCGGGACAGCAAGGGCTCGAGCCAGACGATCAACGACGTGAGCGGCGGCGGAGCCCAGTTCGGCATGGCGGCGGCGACCAACGTCATGCTCTCGGTCTCCCGCGGGCAGCCCGTCACCGCCGTGGCGACGCCGCTGGGCCGCAGCAGCTTCGGGTTCTTCGTGCCGGAGTCCTCGGGAATCGCGTCGATCAAGAACCTGAAGGGCCGCACCATCGTGGTCTCCGCGGCCGTCGAACCGGTCATGTACGCGGCGCTGTCGGCCGCGGGGCTGGCGAAGACGGACGTCAGGCCCGTCGTCGCCGACGCCAACGCGCTGGTCACCACCTACCTGAGCGGCAAGGTGGACGCGATGTACACCGCCCGGCACTTCACGTCGCTGGTGGGCGCGCGGCCGTCCACGGTCCTCATGCAATCCGACGTGGGCCTCAACCCGCCGGACTACGTGCTCGTCGCCAAGCCGGACACGCTGGCGTCCAGGCCGGAGATGGTGCGCGGATTCGTCCGGGCCACCCTCCGCGGGTTCCAGGAGGCGAAGAAGGATCCGGAGGCGGCCCTGGACGCGCTGCTGGCCGAACATCCCACGCTGCACCGGGAACGGGCGCTGGCCACCCTGCGCTCCACCCTGGACTTCATGTGCGCGCCCTCGCAGAACGGCGAGCCGTACGGGGCGAACGTCACCGGGGACTGGACGGCGACCGCCGAGGCGCTCCGGCGCTTCGCCGGGCTGGAGGGCGCCACCGAGGGGACCCGCTTCTTCGACAACCGGCTGTTCGACTCGTCCGAGGGAGGCGGCGATGTCGCCGGAACCTGCTGA
- a CDS encoding ABC transporter permease, translating to MSEIVEGARESEGARERADGRERGGRARARPGTASGGALRGAARAVRRSAAFWYAVAVLLVVGVWQGIIVVAGTPDYLLPSPRQVLSAMAEYREPLLSEGLVTLGEILLGFAISAVAGIALAVPIAFSRAVERLAYPLLVMSQAVPKIALGPLFIVWFGFGLTTNVVIAVSVAIFPVIVNTALGLSSIDPDLVRLGRSMGASRWRLFRLVRLPTALPSVLAGLKVASTLAVIGVVVGEFIVGGAGLGYLTISASGNQNVPLLFACVICLAVLGVAVFAVLDLLERVLLRRHAVARSRG from the coding sequence ATGAGTGAGATCGTCGAGGGCGCGCGGGAGAGCGAAGGCGCGCGCGAGCGTGCGGACGGGCGAGAGCGGGGCGGCCGGGCCCGCGCCCGGCCCGGCACCGCCTCCGGCGGCGCGCTGCGCGGGGCGGCGCGCGCGGTCCGGCGCTCGGCCGCCTTCTGGTACGCCGTCGCGGTGCTGCTGGTCGTCGGGGTCTGGCAGGGAATCATCGTCGTCGCGGGCACGCCGGACTACCTGCTGCCGTCGCCCCGGCAGGTGCTGTCCGCGATGGCGGAGTACCGCGAGCCCCTGCTCAGCGAGGGCCTGGTCACCCTGGGGGAGATCCTGCTGGGATTCGCCATCTCGGCGGTGGCCGGGATCGCGCTGGCGGTGCCCATCGCGTTCTCCCGGGCCGTCGAGCGCCTCGCCTACCCGCTGCTGGTGATGAGCCAGGCGGTGCCCAAGATCGCGCTCGGGCCGCTGTTCATCGTGTGGTTCGGCTTCGGCCTGACGACGAACGTGGTGATCGCGGTCTCCGTCGCGATCTTCCCGGTGATCGTCAACACCGCGCTGGGGCTGTCGTCCATCGATCCGGACCTGGTCCGGCTCGGCCGGTCGATGGGCGCGTCCCGCTGGCGGCTGTTCCGCCTGGTGCGGCTGCCGACCGCGCTGCCCAGCGTGCTGGCGGGCCTCAAGGTCGCCAGCACGCTCGCGGTGATCGGCGTCGTCGTCGGGGAGTTCATCGTCGGAGGGGCGGGCCTGGGGTACCTGACGATCTCGGCCAGCGGCAACCAGAACGTCCCGCTGCTGTTCGCGTGCGTCATCTGCCTGGCCGTGCTCGGCGTCGCGGTGTTCGCCGTCCTCGACCTCCTCGAGCGCGTCCTCCTGCGCAGGCACGCGGTCGCGCGGAGCAGGGGATGA
- a CDS encoding ABC transporter ATP-binding protein, translated as MSPEPAEARAVHAPDDAADDAPVRAPRAGTLRAEGVGKVFAASGGPVTALAGVDLTVEPGEFLSVLGPSGCGKSTLMAIMAGLEAPSSGRVVLGDRPVTAPVLDAGVMFQRDLLLDWRDCESNILMQYAMRGLPAKAHRERARELLALVGMAQFAHRYPHELSGGMRQRVAICRALVHDPALLLMDEPFGALDALTRENLNVELSGLTVRAGTSVVFVTHSIDEAVFLGDRVVVMSRRPGRIVADVRVDLPRPRRNAAREDPRFVSYTGRLRKVLADHGDLGGAHDE; from the coding sequence ATGTCGCCGGAACCTGCTGAGGCCCGCGCCGTCCACGCACCGGACGACGCAGCGGACGACGCGCCGGTACGCGCGCCGCGCGCGGGCACCCTGCGCGCCGAGGGCGTCGGCAAGGTCTTCGCCGCCTCCGGCGGGCCGGTCACCGCGCTGGCCGGAGTGGACCTGACCGTCGAACCGGGAGAGTTCCTGAGCGTCCTGGGGCCGAGCGGCTGCGGCAAGAGCACCCTCATGGCGATCATGGCGGGGCTGGAGGCCCCGTCGTCGGGCCGGGTCGTCCTCGGCGACCGCCCGGTCACCGCGCCCGTCCTGGACGCCGGGGTGATGTTCCAGCGCGACCTGCTGCTGGACTGGCGCGACTGCGAGAGCAACATCCTCATGCAGTACGCGATGCGCGGGCTGCCCGCCAAGGCGCACCGGGAACGGGCGCGGGAACTGCTGGCGCTCGTGGGCATGGCGCAGTTCGCCCACCGGTACCCCCACGAACTGTCCGGCGGCATGCGGCAGCGCGTGGCGATCTGCCGGGCCCTGGTGCACGACCCCGCGCTGCTGCTGATGGACGAGCCGTTCGGCGCCCTCGACGCGCTGACCCGCGAGAACCTGAACGTCGAGCTGAGCGGGCTGACCGTGCGGGCCGGCACCTCGGTGGTCTTCGTGACGCACAGCATCGACGAGGCGGTCTTCCTCGGCGACCGGGTGGTGGTGATGTCGCGGCGGCCCGGCCGCATCGTCGCGGACGTGCGCGTCGATCTCCCGCGGCCGCGCCGGAACGCCGCGCGCGAGGACCCGCGATTCGTCTCCTACACCGGACGGCTGCGCAAGGTCCTGGCCGACCACGGCGATCTGGGAGGGGCGCACGATGAGTGA